The Urbifossiella limnaea genome has a window encoding:
- a CDS encoding DUF1800 domain-containing protein, which produces MLDPYLPTAADPWDRRKAGHLLRRTGFGPTHAELDAAVRDGFEATMRRVLTGRPESDDLARTSDFMASERSLPAGAPLPRLTAWWLDRMLKTAHPLREKLSLFWHNHFATSHAKVGNARFMLGQYRLIHRHALGSFRDLLIEMGIDPAMMVWLDITESVRGRPNENYARELMELFSLGIGNYTETDIREAARAFTGYKVTGGTGVFTPREHDPTPKTVFGRTGAFRGDDIARMCLDHPACARFVVRKLYRAFVSEAEPPAAEVLDALATQFRDSGYDTGRVVATILRSKLFFSAAAYRQRIKPPVEFALGIVRGLEATVGTLPLAEALPGLGQVPFAPPSVKGWDGGPAWLNAQTLLARNNLALALTSAEDSRFGRRSDPAAFLARHGKTTDVEVVDFLLGVFLQGDVPAGSRERLLGYLEQAKGVRHPGYWSAADAAGHRSRAVTHLVLTLPEFQLD; this is translated from the coding sequence ATGCTCGACCCCTACCTCCCCACCGCCGCCGACCCGTGGGACCGCCGCAAGGCCGGTCACCTCCTCCGCCGTACCGGTTTCGGCCCCACACACGCCGAGCTCGACGCGGCTGTCCGCGACGGGTTTGAGGCGACGATGCGGCGCGTCCTCACCGGCCGCCCGGAGTCGGACGACTTAGCACGCACGTCCGACTTCATGGCGAGCGAGCGGAGCTTGCCCGCCGGCGCCCCGCTGCCCCGGCTGACGGCGTGGTGGCTCGACCGGATGCTGAAGACGGCGCACCCGCTCCGCGAGAAGTTGTCACTCTTCTGGCACAACCACTTCGCCACGAGCCACGCCAAGGTCGGCAACGCCCGGTTCATGCTCGGACAGTACCGCTTGATTCACCGCCACGCGCTGGGCAGCTTCCGCGACCTGCTCATCGAGATGGGCATCGACCCGGCCATGATGGTCTGGCTCGACATTACCGAGAGCGTCCGCGGCCGGCCGAACGAGAACTACGCCCGCGAACTGATGGAACTGTTCAGCCTCGGCATCGGGAATTACACGGAGACCGACATCCGCGAGGCGGCGCGGGCGTTCACCGGCTACAAGGTGACCGGCGGCACCGGCGTGTTCACCCCCCGCGAGCACGACCCGACGCCGAAGACGGTGTTCGGCCGCACCGGCGCGTTCCGCGGCGACGACATCGCCCGCATGTGCCTCGACCACCCGGCGTGCGCCCGCTTCGTGGTGCGGAAGCTGTACCGCGCGTTCGTGAGCGAGGCCGAGCCGCCGGCCGCCGAGGTGCTAGACGCACTCGCGACGCAGTTCCGCGACAGCGGGTACGACACCGGCCGCGTGGTGGCGACGATTCTGCGGTCGAAGCTATTCTTCAGCGCGGCAGCGTATCGGCAGCGGATCAAGCCGCCGGTCGAGTTCGCGCTCGGCATCGTCCGCGGGCTCGAAGCGACGGTCGGCACCTTGCCGCTGGCCGAGGCGCTGCCGGGGCTCGGGCAGGTGCCGTTCGCGCCGCCGTCGGTGAAGGGCTGGGACGGCGGCCCCGCCTGGCTGAACGCCCAGACGCTGCTCGCCCGCAACAACCTGGCGCTCGCCCTCACCAGCGCGGAGGATTCGCGCTTCGGTCGTCGCAGCGACCCCGCCGCGTTCCTCGCCCGCCACGGTAAGACGACCGACGTCGAAGTTGTCGATTTCCTCCTCGGCGTGTTCCTCCAGGGCGACGTGCCGGCAGGTTCGCGCGAGCGGTTGCTCGGCTACCTGGAGCAGGCGAAGGGAGTGCGTCACCCCGGCTACTGGTCCGCCGCCGACGCCGCCGGCCACCGCTCACGCGCCGTCACGCACCTGGTACTGACGCTTCCCGAGTTCCAACTGGATTGA
- a CDS encoding DUF1501 domain-containing protein codes for MTDRREFLRRSTLLGFGASVPGFVGRSAVAAPPTGTAGSRDTVLVVVQLTGGNDGLNSVVPYRNADYYRLRPTIAVPRDQLKPIGNDLGLHPGLDMLARLFNDRGVVSVVQGVGYPNPSQSHFRSMDVWHAASTAETLTEGWVGKALKAKSLPAFHLTAPNEAAPLALAGAPVRVPSVASLDDFRLRLTASGGADTAAQRGVMTGAAQPAPDARTPGLLDFVARTQLNTYSSSDRLAAVGREYQPKVPYPDTPFANRLKLAAQLIDAGVGARIFYVSLDGFDTHAGQGGAVGAHSALLKQFADGVSSFYRDLSERGQRERVCVLTFSEFGRRAHENGSKGTDHGAGAPVFLVGGRVKGGVVGDHPRIVNLQDGNLPHATDFRQVYAAVLDRWLGVDSKAILGEGFPPLDVFAS; via the coding sequence ATGACCGACCGCCGCGAGTTTCTCCGCCGCTCGACGCTGCTCGGGTTCGGCGCCTCCGTCCCCGGCTTCGTCGGCCGCTCGGCGGTGGCCGCGCCGCCGACCGGTACCGCGGGCAGCCGCGACACCGTCCTGGTCGTGGTCCAGCTCACCGGTGGCAACGACGGGCTCAACTCCGTCGTGCCGTACCGCAACGCCGACTACTACCGCCTCCGGCCGACCATCGCCGTGCCGCGCGACCAGCTCAAGCCGATCGGCAACGACCTGGGCTTGCACCCCGGTCTGGACATGCTGGCCCGGCTCTTCAACGACCGCGGCGTCGTCTCGGTCGTGCAGGGCGTCGGCTACCCGAACCCGAGCCAGTCGCACTTCCGGTCGATGGACGTGTGGCACGCCGCCAGCACCGCCGAGACGCTCACCGAGGGCTGGGTCGGCAAGGCACTCAAGGCGAAATCACTGCCCGCGTTCCACCTGACGGCTCCGAACGAGGCCGCACCGCTGGCTCTCGCCGGGGCGCCTGTGCGGGTGCCGTCGGTGGCGTCGCTCGACGACTTCCGCCTGCGGCTGACCGCCTCCGGGGGTGCCGACACCGCCGCCCAGCGCGGCGTGATGACCGGCGCCGCGCAACCCGCGCCGGACGCCCGTACCCCGGGCCTGCTCGACTTTGTGGCGCGGACGCAGCTGAACACGTACAGCAGCAGCGACCGCCTCGCCGCGGTCGGCCGGGAGTACCAGCCGAAGGTGCCGTACCCCGACACGCCGTTCGCCAACCGGCTGAAGCTCGCCGCGCAACTCATCGACGCGGGCGTCGGCGCCCGCATCTTCTACGTGTCGCTGGACGGGTTCGACACGCACGCCGGGCAGGGGGGCGCGGTCGGGGCGCATTCGGCACTGTTGAAGCAGTTCGCGGACGGCGTGTCGTCGTTCTACCGCGACCTGTCCGAGCGCGGGCAGCGCGAGCGAGTGTGCGTGCTAACGTTCAGCGAGTTCGGCCGGCGGGCGCACGAGAACGGCAGCAAGGGGACCGACCACGGGGCCGGCGCCCCGGTGTTCCTGGTCGGCGGCAGGGTGAAGGGCGGCGTGGTCGGCGACCACCCTCGAATTGTGAATTTGCAGGACGGAAACCTGCCGCACGCGACCGACTTCCGCCAGGTGTACGCGGCCGTACTCGACCGCTGGCTCGGCGTCGACAGCAAGGCGATTCTCGGCGAGGGGTTCCCGCCGCTGGACGTGTTTGCGTCGTAG
- a CDS encoding 3-isopropylmalate dehydrogenase, producing the protein MAGHRIAVIGGDGIGPEVIDQAIRAAEAAAKKHDRAELSWNKLPWSTAFYKQTGRMLPADGWDTLAEHDAILFGAVGDPSVPDKITVHELLLPMRRKFDQYVNLRPAYLFAGVPCPLVGKKPGAIDMLVYRENTEGEYAPIGGQLYPQTADEVAIQTSVFTRRGCERILRAAFDAARKRPRKLLTSITKSNALVYGMGLWDHAFEAVRKDYPDVKSNSLLVDACAMDFVRKPEAFDVVVASNLFGDILTDLSAAVTGSIGLASSANVNPTKKFPSMFEPVHGSAPDIAGKGIANPLAAVLSAALMLDHLTLASSADAVRAAVATVLAAGAVKTPDLGGTATTTQMGDAVVAAIG; encoded by the coding sequence ATGGCGGGGCACCGGATCGCGGTCATCGGCGGCGACGGCATCGGGCCGGAGGTCATCGACCAGGCCATTCGCGCGGCCGAGGCTGCGGCGAAGAAGCACGACCGCGCCGAACTGAGCTGGAACAAGCTCCCCTGGTCCACCGCCTTCTACAAGCAGACCGGCCGGATGCTCCCCGCCGACGGGTGGGACACGCTGGCCGAGCACGACGCCATCCTGTTCGGCGCCGTCGGCGACCCGAGCGTGCCGGACAAGATCACCGTTCACGAACTGCTCCTGCCGATGCGGCGGAAGTTCGACCAGTACGTGAATCTGCGGCCGGCGTACCTGTTCGCCGGCGTGCCCTGCCCGCTCGTCGGCAAGAAGCCGGGCGCGATCGACATGCTGGTGTACCGCGAGAACACCGAGGGCGAGTACGCCCCTATCGGCGGCCAACTCTACCCGCAGACCGCCGACGAGGTGGCGATTCAGACCAGCGTGTTCACCCGCCGCGGCTGCGAGCGCATTTTGCGCGCGGCGTTCGACGCCGCCCGGAAGCGGCCCCGCAAGCTGCTCACGAGCATCACCAAATCGAACGCCCTGGTGTACGGCATGGGCCTGTGGGACCACGCCTTCGAGGCGGTGCGGAAGGACTACCCCGACGTGAAGTCGAACAGCCTGCTCGTCGACGCCTGCGCGATGGACTTCGTGCGCAAGCCCGAGGCGTTCGACGTGGTGGTGGCGAGCAACCTGTTCGGCGACATCCTGACGGACCTGAGCGCCGCCGTGACCGGCAGCATCGGCCTGGCCAGCTCGGCGAACGTGAACCCGACGAAGAAGTTCCCGAGCATGTTCGAGCCGGTCCACGGCAGCGCCCCGGACATCGCCGGCAAGGGGATCGCAAACCCGCTCGCGGCCGTGCTGAGCGCGGCACTGATGCTCGACCACCTGACCCTCGCCTCGAGTGCGGACGCCGTCCGCGCCGCGGTGGCGACGGTGCTGGCCGCCGGGGCCGTGAAGACGCCCGACCTGGGCGGCACCGCCACGACGACGCAGATGGGCGACGCCGTCGTCGCCGCGATCGGCTGA
- a CDS encoding thiamine pyrophosphate-binding protein, with protein sequence MAGGFTRRGWLEGAAAVGGVLAASATTANPLTRVQAARHPGWVFGRMTGAAALTEALLLEGTGCVYGIPGAQGNELWDTFKQKHLPYLLVTHEFSAAVMADAYGRTTGRPGVMCVVPGPGVTNSLTGLGEALLDSSPVVAIVGDVANGEHFKPFQVHALPNADILRPVCKAVYPVSTVEQLPALVRQAFVTAVCGEPGPVAVVVPYNLLIEAADFRCPPPAVPAPPFDDAAFARAHAILRDPRQRVGIYAGAGCMDYPGELAAVAELLQAPVATSVSGKGVISEAHPLAVGWGYGPHASAVAEAAFEGERAHPLRTGVTTVLAVGVKYSEVSTGYYGNPQPRHLIHVDANHCNLGRAVRADVCVHADAGIFLGRLLACADQLRRAPDQRLTERIRRLKVDADRTLCSVPAARCGSDPLAVVAALRRVLPEDALLFTDVSVTEHLAAEFYRVCRPRTYFNPVDNQAMGWSIPAAIGAAKVHHGRRVATLTGDGCMLMTAVEMSTAAREGLPVTFVILDDHAYHYMQMLQMPAYRRTTATQLAAIDYRALAQAFGLGYVEVLAQAELEPKLRAAVCEPRPVLVRVATDYGERKVRWVEAVRDRYTNDLSAAQKARFLTRISARTLNLRPELND encoded by the coding sequence ATGGCCGGCGGATTCACCCGACGGGGCTGGCTCGAAGGCGCCGCGGCCGTAGGTGGCGTCCTCGCCGCATCCGCGACCACGGCCAACCCCCTCACCCGCGTCCAGGCCGCCCGTCACCCGGGCTGGGTCTTCGGCCGCATGACCGGCGCCGCCGCCCTCACCGAAGCGCTGCTCCTCGAAGGCACGGGCTGCGTGTACGGCATCCCCGGCGCCCAGGGGAACGAACTCTGGGACACGTTCAAGCAGAAGCACCTGCCGTACCTGCTGGTCACCCACGAGTTCAGCGCCGCGGTCATGGCCGACGCCTACGGCCGCACCACCGGCCGACCCGGTGTGATGTGCGTCGTCCCCGGTCCCGGCGTCACGAATTCGCTCACCGGCCTCGGTGAGGCGCTGCTCGACTCGTCGCCGGTGGTAGCGATCGTCGGCGACGTGGCGAACGGCGAGCACTTCAAGCCGTTCCAGGTCCACGCCCTGCCGAACGCCGACATCCTGCGGCCGGTCTGCAAGGCGGTTTACCCCGTCAGCACGGTCGAGCAGCTTCCCGCGCTCGTGCGGCAGGCGTTCGTCACGGCCGTGTGCGGCGAGCCCGGCCCGGTCGCAGTCGTGGTGCCGTACAACCTGCTGATCGAGGCGGCCGACTTCCGCTGCCCGCCGCCGGCCGTCCCCGCCCCGCCGTTCGACGACGCCGCGTTCGCCCGTGCCCACGCCATCCTGCGCGACCCGCGCCAGCGTGTGGGCATTTATGCCGGCGCCGGCTGCATGGACTACCCCGGCGAGCTGGCCGCGGTCGCCGAGCTGCTGCAAGCGCCCGTGGCGACGAGCGTGTCGGGCAAGGGGGTCATCAGCGAGGCGCACCCGCTCGCGGTCGGCTGGGGCTACGGGCCGCACGCCTCGGCCGTGGCGGAAGCGGCGTTCGAGGGCGAACGCGCCCACCCGCTGCGCACCGGCGTGACGACTGTGCTGGCCGTCGGCGTGAAGTACTCGGAGGTCTCGACCGGGTACTACGGCAACCCGCAGCCGCGGCACCTGATCCACGTCGACGCGAACCACTGCAACCTCGGCCGCGCCGTGCGCGCCGACGTGTGCGTCCACGCCGACGCCGGCATCTTCCTCGGCCGCCTGCTGGCTTGCGCCGATCAGCTCCGCCGCGCCCCGGACCAGCGCCTTACCGAGCGCATTCGCCGGCTGAAGGTGGACGCCGACCGCACGCTCTGTTCCGTGCCGGCGGCGCGGTGCGGCTCCGATCCGCTGGCCGTGGTCGCCGCCCTGCGCCGCGTGCTGCCCGAGGACGCGCTGCTGTTCACCGACGTGTCGGTGACCGAGCACCTGGCCGCGGAGTTCTACCGGGTGTGCCGGCCGCGGACGTACTTCAACCCGGTGGACAACCAGGCGATGGGCTGGAGCATCCCCGCGGCGATCGGCGCGGCGAAGGTGCACCACGGCCGCCGCGTCGCCACGCTCACCGGCGACGGCTGCATGCTGATGACCGCCGTCGAGATGAGTACCGCGGCCCGCGAGGGGCTCCCGGTCACGTTCGTGATCCTGGACGACCACGCCTACCACTACATGCAGATGCTCCAGATGCCGGCGTACCGCCGCACCACGGCGACGCAGCTGGCGGCGATCGACTACCGGGCGCTGGCCCAGGCGTTCGGGCTCGGCTACGTCGAAGTGCTGGCACAGGCCGAGCTCGAGCCGAAGCTACGGGCGGCGGTGTGCGAGCCGCGGCCGGTGCTGGTGCGCGTGGCCACCGACTACGGCGAGCGGAAGGTGCGCTGGGTGGAGGCCGTCCGCGATCGCTACACGAACGACCTGTCGGCGGCGCAGAAGGCCCGCTTCCTGACGCGCATCAGCGCCCGCACCCTGAACCTGCGGCCCGAACTGAACGACTGA
- a CDS encoding SCO family protein, producing the protein MRTTLVLLLLVAAGCGPRGSSSARSSGTSDLDFPVGAFSLTDRSGRTVTDKDLLGKVWVASFVFTRCLGPCPAVTGTVKELQADLRELPDVRFVTFTVDPSRDNPDELAKYAAKYAADPERWLFLTGPEATVHALMRDRFKLAVGRKEEAKEGDEYDHSTRLTVVDKKGVIRATFAGMRDDARPDAKEAFAENLTKLKETVRRLVAE; encoded by the coding sequence ATGCGAACCACTCTTGTCTTGCTACTGCTCGTCGCCGCCGGCTGCGGCCCCCGCGGTTCCTCGTCCGCACGTTCGAGCGGCACGTCGGACCTGGACTTCCCGGTCGGCGCGTTCAGCCTCACCGATCGCTCGGGGAGGACAGTCACCGACAAGGACTTACTCGGCAAGGTGTGGGTGGCGTCGTTCGTGTTCACGCGCTGCCTCGGGCCGTGCCCCGCGGTCACCGGCACCGTGAAGGAACTCCAAGCCGACCTGCGCGAGCTGCCGGACGTGCGCTTCGTGACGTTCACGGTGGACCCGAGCCGCGACAACCCGGACGAGCTGGCGAAGTACGCCGCGAAGTACGCGGCCGACCCGGAGCGGTGGCTGTTCCTCACCGGCCCGGAGGCGACGGTTCACGCCCTGATGCGCGACCGCTTCAAGCTCGCCGTCGGCCGCAAAGAAGAGGCGAAGGAGGGCGACGAGTACGACCACAGCACGCGGCTGACGGTGGTCGACAAGAAGGGCGTGATCCGCGCCACGTTCGCGGGGATGCGCGACGACGCCCGGCCGGACGCGAAAGAAGCGTTCGCGGAGAACCTGACGAAGTTGAAGGAGACGGTACGGCGACTTGTGGCGGAGTAA
- the gnd gene encoding decarboxylating NADP(+)-dependent phosphogluconate dehydrogenase, producing MATPTADIGLVGLAVMGENLVLNMESRGYTVAVYNRTAAKVDEFVNGRGKGKKFVGGKTPPEFVASIKRPRKIVMLVKAGQAVDDTIASVAPFLEKGDILIDGGNTHFPDTTRRMKELAAKGIRYVGSGVSGGEEGALKGPSIMPGGDETAWPEIKPIFQAIAAKVKDTDGTEAACCDWVGPEGSGHFVKMVHNGIEYGDMQMICESYQLLRDVGGLSNAEVQQTFTKWNKGVLDSYLVEITAEIFGYKDPETGKDMVDLILDKAGQKGTGKWTVDAATEHGVPLTLIAEAVFARCLSAQKDERVAAAPLLAGPKVAKVADKTQFIADVEMALYASKVVSYAQGYALMAAQAKASGWTLNNGGIALMWRGGCIIRSAFLGKIKEAFDKNPKLVNLLTDPYFAGELGRAQHGWRRAIAAGVTGGIPLPALGSALSYYDGYRTAALPANLLQAQRDYFGAHTYERTDKPRGQFFHTNWTGRGGNTTSNAYNV from the coding sequence ATGGCCACCCCCACCGCCGACATCGGCCTCGTCGGTCTCGCCGTCATGGGCGAGAACCTCGTGCTCAACATGGAGTCCCGCGGGTACACCGTCGCCGTGTACAACCGCACCGCCGCCAAGGTGGACGAGTTCGTCAACGGCCGCGGCAAGGGGAAGAAGTTCGTCGGCGGCAAGACGCCGCCGGAGTTCGTCGCCAGCATTAAGCGGCCGCGCAAGATCGTCATGCTGGTCAAGGCCGGTCAGGCCGTGGACGACACCATCGCCTCCGTCGCCCCGTTCCTGGAGAAGGGTGACATCCTCATCGACGGCGGCAACACCCACTTCCCCGACACCACCCGCCGCATGAAAGAGCTCGCCGCGAAGGGTATTCGCTACGTCGGCAGTGGCGTCAGCGGCGGCGAGGAGGGGGCGCTGAAGGGGCCGAGCATCATGCCCGGCGGCGACGAAACGGCGTGGCCCGAGATCAAGCCGATCTTCCAGGCCATCGCCGCCAAGGTGAAGGACACCGACGGCACCGAGGCGGCGTGCTGCGACTGGGTCGGGCCGGAGGGGTCGGGGCACTTCGTGAAGATGGTCCACAACGGCATCGAGTACGGCGACATGCAGATGATCTGCGAGAGCTACCAGCTCCTCCGCGACGTCGGCGGCCTGTCCAACGCCGAGGTCCAGCAGACGTTCACGAAGTGGAACAAGGGGGTGCTCGACAGCTACCTCGTCGAGATCACCGCCGAGATCTTCGGGTACAAGGACCCGGAGACGGGAAAGGACATGGTGGACCTGATTCTCGACAAGGCCGGCCAGAAGGGGACCGGGAAGTGGACGGTGGACGCGGCCACCGAGCACGGCGTGCCGCTGACGCTGATCGCCGAGGCCGTGTTCGCCCGCTGCCTGTCGGCGCAGAAGGACGAGCGCGTCGCCGCCGCCCCACTGCTGGCCGGGCCGAAGGTGGCGAAGGTGGCCGACAAGACGCAGTTCATCGCGGACGTGGAGATGGCGTTGTACGCGAGCAAGGTGGTGAGCTACGCCCAGGGATACGCGCTGATGGCGGCCCAGGCGAAAGCCAGCGGGTGGACGCTGAACAACGGCGGCATCGCCCTGATGTGGCGCGGCGGCTGCATCATCCGCAGCGCCTTCCTGGGCAAGATCAAGGAAGCGTTCGACAAGAACCCGAAGCTGGTGAATCTGCTGACCGACCCGTACTTCGCCGGCGAGCTGGGCCGCGCCCAGCACGGCTGGCGGCGGGCGATCGCGGCCGGCGTGACGGGCGGCATCCCGCTGCCGGCGCTGGGGAGCGCCCTGAGCTACTACGACGGCTACCGCACGGCGGCGCTGCCGGCGAACCTGCTGCAGGCGCAGCGCGACTACTTCGGGGCTCACACCTACGAGCGGACCGACAAGCCGCGCGGGCAGTTCTTCCACACGAACTGGACGGGCCGCGGCGGGAACACGACCAGCAACGCCTACAACGTGTGA
- a CDS encoding tetratricopeptide repeat protein, whose product MSFVPDLPTLVRRGQTYVRRGEYEKAADVFSGAIDLDPTDPELLFLRGNAHAAAGDPAAAVADFTRAIDLRPDFAAAFHNRATARADAGDLADAVADYTRAAELAPDDPDPLNGRGAARSRLREYEAALADFDAALALAPQTFRALFNRGNALSSLSRHADAVADYDAALALNPHHARAYVYRALSLNDLGRGDEALADLATALRLNPTGPDAYWHRGRLWSARGEHPKAVNDFTWVLRLDPHNAAAFNLRGVAHSELGDYAAAAADFGESVKLDPDDVAPVFNRGLSRVRLRDTDGALADFNRAAELAPDDPAVFVQRGYLHHERGDRDAAEADFTTAIRLTPDSPRGYVARAVARRRSGDLTGALLDATAAVERDEVGVGPLNLRGAVRAQLGDHSGALSDHLMAKERNADDPATLNVLAWLRATCPVDGLRDGPAAVTDATRACELTGFRVASYVDTLAAALAEAGDFAEAVRRQEQAMELAPSEQRPDYATRRDTYTAGRPHRDTEGEPVAGA is encoded by the coding sequence ATGAGCTTCGTGCCCGACCTGCCGACCCTTGTCCGCCGCGGCCAGACCTACGTCCGCCGCGGCGAGTACGAGAAGGCGGCCGACGTGTTCTCCGGGGCAATCGACCTCGACCCGACGGACCCCGAACTCCTGTTCCTCCGCGGTAACGCCCACGCCGCCGCCGGCGACCCGGCCGCGGCCGTTGCCGACTTCACGCGGGCCATCGACCTACGACCCGACTTCGCGGCCGCGTTCCACAACCGCGCCACCGCCCGCGCCGACGCCGGCGACCTGGCCGATGCCGTCGCCGACTACACCCGCGCTGCCGAGCTCGCCCCCGACGACCCCGACCCGCTCAACGGCCGCGGCGCGGCCCGCAGCCGACTCCGCGAGTACGAGGCGGCACTCGCGGACTTCGACGCCGCGCTGGCGCTCGCACCGCAGACCTTCCGGGCGCTGTTCAACCGGGGGAACGCCTTGTCGTCGCTCAGCCGCCACGCCGACGCGGTGGCCGACTACGACGCCGCACTGGCGCTGAACCCGCACCACGCCCGCGCGTACGTCTACCGCGCGCTGTCGCTAAACGACCTCGGCCGCGGCGACGAGGCGCTCGCGGACCTGGCGACGGCGCTGCGGCTGAACCCGACCGGCCCCGACGCCTACTGGCACCGCGGCCGGCTGTGGTCGGCTCGCGGCGAGCACCCCAAGGCGGTCAACGACTTCACGTGGGTACTCCGCCTCGACCCGCACAACGCGGCGGCGTTCAACCTCCGCGGCGTGGCCCACTCCGAGCTAGGCGACTACGCGGCGGCCGCGGCCGACTTCGGCGAGTCGGTGAAGCTCGACCCGGACGACGTGGCCCCGGTGTTCAACCGCGGGCTGTCGCGCGTCCGCCTCCGCGACACGGACGGCGCGCTCGCCGACTTCAACCGCGCCGCCGAGCTGGCCCCCGACGACCCGGCCGTTTTCGTGCAGCGCGGCTACCTCCACCACGAGCGCGGTGACCGCGACGCCGCGGAGGCCGACTTCACGACCGCGATCCGACTGACGCCCGATAGTCCGCGTGGGTACGTGGCCCGCGCCGTGGCGCGACGCCGGTCGGGCGACCTGACCGGCGCCCTCCTCGACGCCACCGCCGCGGTCGAGCGCGACGAGGTGGGCGTGGGACCGCTGAACCTGCGCGGCGCGGTCCGGGCGCAGCTCGGCGACCACTCGGGGGCACTGTCCGACCATCTGATGGCGAAGGAGCGGAACGCCGACGACCCGGCGACCCTGAACGTGTTGGCGTGGCTGCGCGCGACGTGCCCCGTCGATGGGTTGCGCGACGGCCCAGCGGCCGTGACGGACGCGACCCGGGCGTGCGAGCTGACCGGCTTCCGCGTGGCGAGCTACGTGGACACGCTGGCCGCGGCGCTGGCCGAAGCTGGCGACTTCGCCGAGGCGGTCCGTCGGCAGGAACAGGCGATGGAGTTGGCACCGTCGGAGCAACGGCCGGACTATGCGACTCGCCGTGACACCTACACCGCCGGCCGACCCCACCGCGACACCGAGGGCGAACCCGTCGCCGGGGCGTGA
- a CDS encoding N-formylglutamate amidohydrolase — MSRNNPAVGPPLDPGVSMLSARRRLALLLCAAPLALPAASTADDKADPKLLVEVQTGTLPIVIVAAHGGTEKIPGVPERMGVGVKQFATVRDVGTDKLAKAYAADVERQLGKKPWVVIAKYDRKFVDANRAADQAYEVKEAKAYYDAYHVPLVAALKAVKEKHGNGILLDVHGQGKYPDALLRGTQNGKSVVLLRQRHGFAAVNGKNSILGRFERGGNKVLPRADAGEKAKEETGYTGGFAVANYGSHTGYGIDAIQLEIGTNYRSADNLAKTARDLADATVAFHDAYLKK; from the coding sequence GTGAGCCGGAACAACCCGGCCGTCGGCCCGCCGCTCGACCCCGGGGTTTCCATGCTGTCCGCCCGCCGCCGGCTCGCGCTGCTCCTGTGCGCCGCCCCGCTGGCCCTCCCCGCCGCTTCCACCGCCGACGATAAGGCCGACCCGAAGTTACTCGTCGAGGTGCAGACCGGGACGCTGCCGATCGTCATCGTCGCCGCGCACGGCGGCACCGAGAAGATTCCCGGCGTGCCCGAGCGGATGGGCGTCGGCGTCAAGCAGTTCGCCACCGTCCGCGACGTGGGCACGGACAAGCTGGCCAAGGCCTACGCCGCCGACGTGGAGCGGCAGCTGGGCAAGAAGCCGTGGGTGGTCATCGCCAAGTACGACCGCAAGTTCGTGGACGCCAACCGCGCCGCCGACCAGGCCTACGAGGTGAAGGAGGCGAAGGCCTACTACGACGCCTACCACGTGCCGCTGGTCGCCGCCCTGAAGGCGGTGAAGGAGAAGCACGGCAACGGCATCCTGCTCGACGTTCACGGCCAGGGGAAGTACCCGGACGCGTTGCTCCGCGGCACCCAGAACGGCAAGTCCGTGGTGCTGTTGCGGCAGCGGCACGGGTTCGCCGCGGTCAACGGCAAGAACAGCATCCTCGGCCGGTTCGAGCGCGGCGGCAACAAGGTACTGCCGCGGGCCGACGCCGGGGAGAAGGCGAAGGAGGAGACCGGCTACACCGGCGGGTTTGCCGTCGCCAACTACGGCAGCCACACCGGCTACGGCATCGACGCCATTCAACTGGAGATCGGCACCAACTACCGCTCGGCCGACAACCTCGCCAAGACGGCCCGCGACCTGGCCGACGCCACGGTCGCGTTCCACGACGCGTACCTGAAGAAGTAG